The following DNA comes from bacterium.
CGCTTCTCGAAGAGAAGGGGATGCGCCCGGTCGGGGAGCCGAACGTCACCGACATCCAGATGGAAGATGATGCGCCCGAGCTGACCTACAAGGCCACGGTGGAAGTGATTCCTCCGTTCGAACTCGCTCCCTATACCGGTCTGGAAGTACAGGTGAAGAGCCAGCCCATCACCGATGAAGCGGTGGATGCGGAAATCGATAAATTGCGCAAATCCGCCGCGACGTTCGAGGATGTCGAGCGCCCCTCCCGGCCGGGCGATTACGTCATGTTCGACATCGAGGGTTTCGATGGCGGGGAGCCGGTGGCGAACACGAAGGGGGAAAACCAGTCGGCTCTCCTTGGCGAAGCGCAGGCCGAGCCCGAGCTCGAGGCGGCGCTCACCGGGATCGAGCCGGGCGCGGAGCGCGAATTCGAGGTGGATGTCCCCGAGAACGCCCCCCCCGAGCTGCAGGGGAAGAAGCTTCTCTTCCGGGTGAAGTGCCGCTCCATCAAGGAGCCGAACCCGCCCGCGCTCGACGATGATTTCGTCAAATCCCTCGGCAGGGGTTTTTCCACTGCCGATGAGCTTCGCGAGCAGTTTCGCAAGGATCTGGAGTCCTACCAGGAAACCGCCGTCCACTCCCAGGGCATCGAGGAGATGATGCGGAAGCTGTGCGAGGCGAACCCCTTCGAGGTTCCGCCGACGCTGATCCAGAATCATTCGGTCCAGCAGATTCACGACTACGAACACCAGCTTCAACACCAGAATCCCGAGGCCCGGATCGACGACGTCCAGCGCG
Coding sequences within:
- the tig gene encoding trigger factor, with amino-acid sequence MPATVTDVDACTKKLEVGVPRADVDKEMERAYKRLSGRVRIKGFRKGKIPRNVLERYYSEEVRAEVLNRVISDSYRSLLEEKGMRPVGEPNVTDIQMEDDAPELTYKATVEVIPPFELAPYTGLEVQVKSQPITDEAVDAEIDKLRKSAATFEDVERPSRPGDYVMFDIEGFDGGEPVANTKGENQSALLGEAQAEPELEAALTGIEPGAEREFEVDVPENAPPELQGKKLLFRVKCRSIKEPNPPALDDDFVKSLGRGFSTADELREQFRKDLESYQETAVHSQGIEEMMRKLCEANPFEVPPTLIQNHSVQQIHDYEHQLQHQNPEARIDDVQREQMMTVLAPESERRVRELILVDRVQEKEDIHVVPGEIEAYVQEMAARYRMEPEKLQKRLAMTGGMESIVRNMAYNKTVEWLYERAMVEVIVEEGGSGEEAPEAEAAADSEEKG